ATAAGTACACATCACAACGGGAGCTTTCGGGTAACCAACTAAGCAACCCACGATACATTTTCAGAAAGCAACTAATAAACCTACATCGATAACATTTGATTCAAGTGAGGGACCTGCAATACTCCACTTTGAGAGTGAGCTAATTTTCCATTTTTAAAGAGAAGAGTTGTAGGTATTCCTCGAATACCAAACTTAACCGAAATCATTGGATTCTTTTCGGTATCAATTTTATAGAACTCCCCTGAGCGCCAATTGCTTTGAGCAAATTCAGAGAAAATTGGGCCATACATTTTACATGGGCCACACCAGTCAGCATAGGCATCCACAAAGACAGGTAGTTGTGCATGTTTGATAATCTTTTCTAGTTTTTCAAAGGAGATACTTGTAACCTTTGCACTGGTGTTTAAATCTTTTGAACACTTTCCACAAACGGCACCAGATGATTGAAGTTTATCATTATCAATTCGATTAATTGCACCACATGAATCACAAAGAATTATCTTTTTCATTTCATACTCCTTATTTTCATTATAACAAAGTCTGGATTAAAAATATTTGATTTAAGTCAAATATTTATTAAAAGAAGAATCGATAATACAAAGAACCGAAGGATCTAATTTGGGAATAAGTATTATAGTCGGACGTATTAGATAACCTTTTACTATTTATCATAATTCCAAAAAGAGATTGATCGAACTCATAACCAATATCACCACCAATTCCAATGGCCGTACCAATAGTGACATCATCTTTAAGATTGGAGTTTTTAAATTTCAGATCAGAGATATTTAAACCAATTGTCCCTTTCAATAGAAGATAGAAATTAGATAGTTGAAATTGTCTCGTATAACCATAAGAGAGTGCGTACTGAGTAGCGTCGACTCTTGTTACTTCCCCAAAACCACTAAATTTGGGTTGAAGCTCAGTAGGTATTAAACTTTCATTACTTTCAAATTTAACATCAGAGATATTAACTTCAATAATTGATGACTTTTGAGGAGAGCGGTTTTTCTCAGTATGGCCAAATAGAGTTGCTGGCCGAAAGGACTTATTAAAGAAATAAACTGCTGTCACACCATAATTTAAGCTCGAAATATTTGACCTTATACCGTCGTCTGAGCCTTCTATCTTATAGCCTTTGTAATCTTGATAGAATAGTTCATAGTAAACCCTTCCCCATGTCGAAGATAATTGGATATCTGTGGCATTTGATTCACCTTTTGACTTCGTTTTATCTTCTTCGCTAATTGGATTTTGTAAACTAACACCGATTGTGAAGTCTTTATGGGAAAGACGAATCGAAGAATACGAAAGACCTGTTGGTTGGTATTCGATAACTTCATCTGCAACTTCTAGAGTGTGATTAAGTGATGCAAAATCAAGTGAATACTCAACACTTTCAATGAGTTTTTTTGGAGGATGGATTTGATCCCCCCATATTGCCGTTATGATGGCCAAGGCAAAAACAATTCCAACCACTTCAATTCTTCCTTCTAATTATTGGCGTATTTTAAATAAGCAAAGAGATCAATCTTTTAATGTATCAAATTTTTCGTATTCAATTCTGTAAGTATTTGTCGTCACTTCTTTCATAATATCCACAAAGTACTTATCTTTTACGATATCCTCTCTACCATAGAGATGCTGATCATAAACAGTGGTTGAATATGTTCCGTCATGTCCTGTTACTGTTAGCATGAGTCCAACTAGCTTATGCTCTGAATTCTCGTAATCAAATAAAGGGCTTGTTTCACTAATGGGATGAATAATGAGCCAGCTTAATCGAAAGAAAGGACTATAATCACGCTTAAGATCTAAATTGTAGATACGCCTAACCTTCTCACCTTCAGATGTGACTTCATTAAAGAGAGCAGAAAGGTGAACCTTTGCTT
This sequence is a window from Halobacteriovorax vibrionivorans. Protein-coding genes within it:
- a CDS encoding DUF4421 family protein, yielding MVGIVFALAIITAIWGDQIHPPKKLIESVEYSLDFASLNHTLEVADEVIEYQPTGLSYSSIRLSHKDFTIGVSLQNPISEEDKTKSKGESNATDIQLSSTWGRVYYELFYQDYKGYKIEGSDDGIRSNISSLNYGVTAVYFFNKSFRPATLFGHTEKNRSPQKSSIIEVNISDVKFESNESLIPTELQPKFSGFGEVTRVDATQYALSYGYTRQFQLSNFYLLLKGTIGLNISDLKFKNSNLKDDVTIGTAIGIGGDIGYEFDQSLFGIMINSKRLSNTSDYNTYSQIRSFGSLYYRFFF
- a CDS encoding thioredoxin family protein, which gives rise to MKKIILCDSCGAINRIDNDKLQSSGAVCGKCSKDLNTSAKVTSISFEKLEKIIKHAQLPVFVDAYADWCGPCKMYGPIFSEFAQSNWRSGEFYKIDTEKNPMISVKFGIRGIPTTLLFKNGKLAHSQSGVLQVPHLNQMLSM